Part of the Vigna unguiculata cultivar IT97K-499-35 chromosome 3, ASM411807v1, whole genome shotgun sequence genome, TGCGGTGAGTTGTCCCTTCCTCCATTTTCTCTTACTTGCTTATTCCCAATTGAAACTTTCTGTTTTTTTTACATCAGTGTTGATCCAGTGTAATAGTTTATTTGTGCTTTCACTTTATTAGGCATATTTAGGTTTTCCTTTGTTTTGTTTCTATCAGAACCAGTTCTTTGATTTCTTTGTTAGTATTGTATTCTGTCAGGGTTTTATTTGAACTGGTTTTTATTTAAATCGGGATTCTTGATGCACTGTTTAGTTTCACTGTTATGGAAATGTGGAAAATGAATgtgagattattattttttgtttgcatTTTCAATCTGTTGGGATTTTtgcaaatcttattttaatgtGTCAATGTGTGTTTTCTGAACTACTAATgtttttttctccattttttcaAGTAGTGAGGATTAGGTTTGTTGCCTTTCACTTGTTTCTTATTGTTACTTTCATTATATGTGGTGTGACATAGGGTTTATGGGAAAGTTAGGTCAATTTCTTATCAGCAGAGGATATGCTTTTATAATTTTGGACTGGgattatgaaattataagattatattttAGGAGTAAAATTTTGTCTGCATTATGGTCACATGATTATAGACTAAGTCCATTCATTGTAtagttgtgatttttttaatgtttatttatctCTCTGAAACAAACCTTGAACGTTGCTGCACcttgtattactttttttttatgacaatACTGTAccattaaatatatatacatatatatatatatatatatatatatatattttttttttcacatggtTGATTTATCTTTTGTATTGACACTGTAttcctttttattattcttttccaTTTCTTCTTTGTGCTACACCCTTTGCAATGAATAATGAATTCTAAACATAAGTTGGctatttttcttcattcattATGTATTTTGTTACCTTGTtaggttatattttttattactgaGAGTTTGGTTGGGCATTCTTTTCAtgtatttaattcttttttacatGTTTGATCTTTAGATGGCCATGGAGGTTACTCAGATCCTTTTAAATGCACAAGCTGTGGATGGTGCATTAAGGAAACAAGCAGAGGAAAACTTGAAACAGTTTCAGGAACAAAACCTTCCAAGTTTCTTGTTTTCTCTTGCTGGTGAATTGGCAAATGATGAGAAACCTGCAGAGAGTCGGAAGCTTGCAGGTTTAATTCTCAAGAATGCTCTGGACGCTAAAGAGCAACACCGGAAAATAGAATTTGTGCAAAGATGGTTGGCGTTGGACCCAACTTTGAAAGCCCAGATTAAGGCATTCTTGTTGAGGAcactttcttctccttctcttgaTGCACGATCAACTGCTTCACAAGTTATTGCTAAGGTTGCTGGCATCGAGCTGCCTCATAAACAGTGGCCAGAATTGATAGGATCCCTTTTGTCTAATGTTCACCAGCTTCCTGCACCTACAAGGCAGGCAACTCTTGAGACCCTTGGGTACATTTGTGAAGAAGTTTCCCCAGATGTAGTAGACCAGGAACATGTAAATAAGATACTCACTGCAGTTGTTCAGGGAATGAATTCCACCGAAGAAAACAATGATGTCAGGCTTGCTGCCATAAAAGCATTGTATAATGCTTTGGGTTTTGCACAGGCAAATTTTTCTAATGACATGGAGCGGGATTACATCATGAGAATTGTTTGTGAGGCCACCCAATCACCTGAATTGAAGATTAGACGTGCAGCATTTGAGTGCTTGGTAGCCATTTCTTCAACATACTATGAGAAGTTGGCTCATTACATCCAAGAAATCTTCAATATCACTGCCAAGGCTgtgaaggaagatgaagagCCAGTTGCACTCCAGGCAATTGAGTTCTGGAGTTCAATATGTGATGAAGAAATTGACATACTAGAAGAATATGGAGGTGATTTTAGTGGGGATTCAGATGTTCcctgcttttattttattaaacaggCACTTTCATTTTTGGTCCCCATGTTACTTGAGACACTTTTGAAGCAAGAAGAAGACCAAGATCAGGATGAGGGAGCATGGAACATTGCTATGGCTGGAGGTACATGTCTGGGATTGGTTGCACGGACAGTGGGCGATGATATAGTAGCTTTGGTCATGCCGTTTATTGAAGAGAATATAACCAAACCAGATTGGAGGCAAAGGGAAGCTGCAACTTATGCCTTTGGCTCTATTTTAGAAGGTCCATCCCCTGATAAACTTGTGCCGCTGGTGAATATGGCTTTGAATTTCATGCTCTCTGCATTGATGAAAGATCCAAATAACCATGTAAAAGACACAACTGCATGGACTCTTGGACGGATGTTTGAATTTTTGCATGGATCGGCACTGGATACTCCTATCATCACTCCGGCTAACTGCCAACAGATCATTACTGTGCTGGTTCAGAGTATGAAAGATGTTCCAAATGTTGCTGAGAAGGCTTGTGGTGCTCTTTACTTTCTTGCCCAAGGCTATGAGGATGCCGGATCTTCATCCTCTCCGTTGACCCCTTTCTTTCAAGAAATTGTTCAAGCTCTCCTCAATGTAACTCACAGAGAGGATGCTGGAGAATCTCGCCTTAGAACAGCAGCCTATGAAGCCTTAAATGAAGTGGTGAGGTGTTCTAATGATGAAACAGCTCCGATGGTAGTACAGCTTGTTCCTGTCATCATGTTGGAGCTCCATCAGACTCTTGAGAATCAGAAGGTGTCATCCGACGAGAGGCAGAATGAGTTACAAGGACTTCTATGTGGTTGCTTGCAGGTTATCATACAGAAGTTGGGATCTTCTGAACCAACGAAATATCATTTCATGCAGTATGCTGACCAAATAATGGGTTTGTTTTTGAGAGTTTTTGCATCACGAAGTGCAACAGCTCATGAGGAGGCCATGCTTGCCATTGGAGCTTTGGCCTATGCAACTGGAGCTGATTTTGCAAAATACATGACAGAATTTTACAAGTATTTGGAGATGGGtctccaaaattttgaagactACCAGGTTTGTGCTATCACTGTGGGTGTGGTTGGTGATGTGTGCAGAGCCTTGGAGGAGAAAATACTGCCTTATTGTGATGGGATAATGACCCAACTTCTTAAGGATTTGTCCAGCAATCAGTTGCATAGGTCTGTTAAGCCTCCTATCTTTTCATGTTTTGGAGATATTGCCCTGGCAATTGGAGAAAACTTTGAGAAGTACCTGTTATATGCAATGCCTATGCTTCAAAGTGCTGCTGAGCTCTCTGCTCACACAGCGGGTGCTGATGACGATATGACAGAATACACAAATTCTTTGAGAAATGGAATCCTAGAAGCATACTCAGGGATCTTCCAAGGGTTTAAAGGTTCACCAAAAACCCAGCTTTTGATGCCTTATGCTCCTCATGTGCTGCAATTCTTGGATAGTTTGTACATGGAGAAGGACATGTGAgtaaatttttgtatattctGTTCCTGTCCCATTGTGAATTTTGCTTCTTCAATTTTATGTATTGTTTGTAATTTATGTACTTATTGGTGCTTCTTGTCTTCTCAGGGATGATGTTGTGACGAAGACAGCAATTGGTGTGCTTGGAGATTTAGCTGATACTTTGGGTAGTAATGCTGGCCACTTGATTCAGCAGTCTGTGTCTAGCAAAGACTTCCTCAAAGAGTGTTTATCATCTGATGATCATTTGATTAAGGAATCTGCTGAATGGGCCAAGTTGGCAATTAGTCGAGCAATTTCATTTTGAGGATATTGCTAAGGCTTCTAGTTCGTCTTGCATACATCTGCATTTGTTGCGTGGGGTCTCAACTGCATACATGAGTCGGGTCATCACCATTTTTGGGCACAGGTGTTCGGTCCTATGGCTGTCTGCATTACATGTCAGCAACATGGAGTCTgcgttttcatttttattttcttaaatttattgttCTGCATTGCTATGGAGGAAGTCGGTGGGTGATGACCAATCTTTCTGCTACCTTGGCAGAGAAGATGTGGTTTTTACGTACAGGAGAAGAAACAGGTTGAAATGAGAGCAAGAAAAGAGATAGATGTCTGCCAATACCAATATTGGAGTTGCATGAGTTATTGAATGTTTTGGAGTCTATGGTGGCTTAGATATTATGTCCtttacttttttatcttttccttttactttTATTGGCTGTAGAGTTGAAACAATCATTTTAGTCCGTCCATGTGTTTGGGATAGATAATGCAACATATCTTAGCGGTTCCttgaaattattcaaataattttttgtcaCCCGCATCAAAGTTTTGATTCTTGagtattttacatttatatgatTAATGTCGCTGCATCGCATCTACTACACGGGCCTGTTGTGGTCATAGGTTCACTGCTACATATATGCATGGTTTTTTATGTCAGTGAGTTATTTCCAAATTTTACGGGGTAGGAGCATATGTCCTTGTTGTCAGTGGCGTACATTCACTTTGATGTGGTTGTTTGAATGATcattatatgattaaaatgtGGTTCTATGGTTCAAACACCATCGATCAATTTGAAGTTAGTTCTGATTTGGTATTGTAATTTAGTCCCTCAAGACACAACTGTCATGTTTTCGTGTCTTAGGATGTTGTGAAATGAGCGTGTATAGTTTTTcaatatgataaattaattgTCCATATAATACTTGTTTTAATTGTATTTAGCTGATATTTGTTCAGCGGACGGTACAAACAAATTTGTATTTTCATtgcaatgaaattaaaattttatctaagCTCTGATTTGTGATGGTTTTATTTGGTAAAAAATAGGAACAATTGTTTGGCAAGACATTAAATTCTAACAGTATAAATTATTGGTGGTTGCTTAGTTTTGTCTCAATTTTACTATTGTACATGCAACATCTAATTGACATTTTAATCACTGGTCATAATTGTTTGAATTTTCTAtggaaatgaaaattttattgtgttttggttaagaaaaata contains:
- the LOC114175170 gene encoding importin subunit beta-1-like, producing the protein MAMEVTQILLNAQAVDGALRKQAEENLKQFQEQNLPSFLFSLAGELANDEKPAESRKLAGLILKNALDAKEQHRKIEFVQRWLALDPTLKAQIKAFLLRTLSSPSLDARSTASQVIAKVAGIELPHKQWPELIGSLLSNVHQLPAPTRQATLETLGYICEEVSPDVVDQEHVNKILTAVVQGMNSTEENNDVRLAAIKALYNALGFAQANFSNDMERDYIMRIVCEATQSPELKIRRAAFECLVAISSTYYEKLAHYIQEIFNITAKAVKEDEEPVALQAIEFWSSICDEEIDILEEYGGDFSGDSDVPCFYFIKQALSFLVPMLLETLLKQEEDQDQDEGAWNIAMAGGTCLGLVARTVGDDIVALVMPFIEENITKPDWRQREAATYAFGSILEGPSPDKLVPLVNMALNFMLSALMKDPNNHVKDTTAWTLGRMFEFLHGSALDTPIITPANCQQIITVLVQSMKDVPNVAEKACGALYFLAQGYEDAGSSSSPLTPFFQEIVQALLNVTHREDAGESRLRTAAYEALNEVVRCSNDETAPMVVQLVPVIMLELHQTLENQKVSSDERQNELQGLLCGCLQVIIQKLGSSEPTKYHFMQYADQIMGLFLRVFASRSATAHEEAMLAIGALAYATGADFAKYMTEFYKYLEMGLQNFEDYQVCAITVGVVGDVCRALEEKILPYCDGIMTQLLKDLSSNQLHRSVKPPIFSCFGDIALAIGENFEKYLLYAMPMLQSAAELSAHTAGADDDMTEYTNSLRNGILEAYSGIFQGFKGSPKTQLLMPYAPHVLQFLDSLYMEKDMDDVVTKTAIGVLGDLADTLGSNAGHLIQQSVSSKDFLKECLSSDDHLIKESAEWAKLAISRAISF